Proteins encoded in a region of the Saccharothrix ecbatanensis genome:
- a CDS encoding DMT family transporter, translating to MTMVLCGSAFSSSKSVVEHVPHSVAAFLRFGGGALALLLAVAMFGSRTARVPARDGWLAAAAGVLGVFAYNGFFFWGLSLAPSMDAGILIPVLSPVLTSAFLLVTGREKANWARVTGLALGLTGAAIFFIGAGGGGGGGPSRLLGDALFTLSAVCWAAYTLAGPRVLAGVEPLTATTYATCAGALLLGVLAVPDATPCRPGVDEAAPPRPARSIPRRGSSCHTVGDLLRHIAHDAVDVIAHALNEADVA from the coding sequence GTGACGATGGTGCTTTGTGGAAGCGCCTTCTCCAGCTCCAAGTCGGTCGTGGAGCACGTGCCGCACTCCGTGGCAGCCTTCCTGCGTTTCGGCGGCGGTGCGCTGGCCCTGCTACTTGCCGTAGCGATGTTCGGCAGCCGTACCGCACGCGTGCCGGCCCGTGACGGATGGCTCGCGGCGGCCGCGGGTGTGCTGGGCGTTTTTGCCTACAACGGGTTCTTCTTCTGGGGACTGTCGCTCGCCCCCTCCATGGACGCCGGAATCCTCATCCCGGTCCTGAGCCCGGTCCTCACCAGTGCGTTCCTCCTGGTGACCGGTCGGGAGAAGGCGAATTGGGCACGCGTCACAGGTCTGGCACTCGGGCTCACCGGCGCGGCGATCTTCTTCATCGGAGCCGGTGGCGGTGGAGGCGGAGGGCCGTCTCGGCTCCTGGGCGATGCCCTGTTCACCCTGAGCGCTGTGTGCTGGGCGGCCTACACCCTGGCGGGACCACGCGTCCTCGCGGGTGTCGAACCGCTGACCGCCACGACCTACGCGACCTGCGCGGGCGCCCTGCTCCTCGGCGTCCTCGCCGTACCCGACGCTACCCCCTGTCGACCGGGCGTCGACGAAGCCGCACCGCCGCGACCGGCCCGGTCGATACCACGTCGGGGCTCGTCGTGCCACACCGTCGGTGACCTGCTACGCCACATCGCCCACGACGCGGTCGACGTCATCGCCCACGCCCTGAACGAGGCCGACGTCGCCTGA
- a CDS encoding AraC family transcriptional regulator, with protein sequence MHNGASWVRYWRDEARPLEAMHAHFLDHVYALHSHDTYSFGITDLGAQTFRCRGAHHTSGPGMVMAFNPDEVHDGHAAAELGYQYRIVHVGLSVMRGTLADAAGDGASGAMPLFVRPVLTDPLLTGALTRLHKALVHGSGSMAREELLRATVLMLAEIGTTRAPHRRTLGGEAQRRAARRVQVLLNEAFLEPLSAEDLAVAASCSRFALYRAFRSEFGLAPSDYQRILRLRRARQLLARGLSPANAAASTGFSDQAHFNRWFKRAYGITPAIYQRAGR encoded by the coding sequence ATGCACAACGGAGCCAGTTGGGTGCGGTACTGGCGGGACGAGGCCCGTCCGCTGGAGGCCATGCACGCGCACTTCCTGGATCACGTGTACGCGTTGCACAGCCATGACACATATTCCTTCGGCATCACCGATCTGGGCGCCCAGACGTTCCGCTGTCGCGGGGCGCACCACACCAGCGGTCCCGGCATGGTGATGGCGTTCAACCCCGACGAGGTCCACGATGGTCATGCCGCCGCGGAACTGGGCTATCAGTACCGCATCGTGCACGTCGGTCTGTCCGTGATGCGCGGTACCTTGGCAGACGCGGCCGGCGATGGGGCCTCGGGGGCGATGCCCCTGTTCGTTCGCCCTGTGCTGACGGATCCCTTGCTCACCGGAGCGCTGACCCGTCTGCACAAGGCGCTGGTGCACGGTTCGGGCAGCATGGCGCGAGAGGAACTCCTCAGGGCCACCGTCCTCATGCTCGCCGAAATAGGCACCACACGGGCCCCGCATCGGAGGACGCTGGGAGGCGAGGCACAGCGGCGGGCCGCCCGACGGGTTCAGGTTCTGCTGAACGAGGCCTTCCTCGAACCGCTGTCGGCGGAAGACCTGGCCGTGGCGGCCAGCTGCAGCCGTTTCGCGCTGTACCGGGCCTTCCGCTCGGAATTCGGCTTGGCGCCAAGCGACTACCAGCGCATCCTCAGGCTCCGTCGGGCACGGCAGCTGCTGGCCCGCGGGCTGTCACCGGCGAATGCCGCGGCATCCACCGGTTTCTCCGATCAAGCGCACTTCAACCGGTGGTTCAAGCGCGCCTACGGCATCACCCCGGCGATCTACCAGCGTGCCGGTCGCTGA